From a region of the Paenibacillus lutimineralis genome:
- a CDS encoding dehydrogenase, which translates to MKNSPGKHQTPLPTPRKIRRGCNKELYRTVKRLGVYIPQDKIAEGETLYYKKVIENLLWIAEQNSNRKALADWWDEAVSGELAELWQVDQGQLERAFRSAFGG; encoded by the coding sequence ATGAAGAATTCCCCCGGCAAACATCAGACTCCCCTGCCAACGCCGCGCAAAATACGTAGAGGGTGCAATAAGGAATTATACCGAACCGTTAAAAGACTGGGCGTCTATATACCGCAGGATAAAATCGCTGAGGGAGAAACGTTATATTACAAAAAGGTGATTGAAAACCTGCTCTGGATCGCTGAACAAAACAGCAATCGCAAGGCACTTGCCGATTGGTGGGACGAAGCAGTCAGCGGAGAGCTGGCAGAGCTATGGCAGGTCGATCAAGGCCAGCTGGAACGTGCATTCCGCAGCGCGTTTGGAGGCTAA